A segment of the Zingiber officinale cultivar Zhangliang chromosome 8B, Zo_v1.1, whole genome shotgun sequence genome:
gaaagtggagagttcagaatagttGATAGTGGGGCAGTATATTTCGGTGAtagactatgtgttccagatcagaagGAACTacaaaggaagattttagatgaggctcacaggactccctattcgatgcatcctggctccaccaagatgtaccaggacttgaggaaacgtttttggtggcctgggatgaaaagagacatcgctagatatgttagcacctgtctgacttgccagagggtcaaggcagaacaccagagaccaggaggagttctgtagcctatccagatcccaaaatggaagtgggaaaacatttctatggatttcatagtgggactacctagaaccacgaatggttttgataccatgatctgggtaatagttgacaggttaactaaatcagcccacttcttagctatcaagatatcctactccatggaacagctagctcagttgtatctcaaggagatcgttagactacatggagtcccatgaaccattatttcagacagagacagtcgattcacatcacacttctgggagtgtgtacagtcaacattgggcaccaagttaaaattcagcacagcttttcatcctcagacagatggtcagacggagcgagtgaatcaggtactcgaagatatgctccgagcatgtgccctagacttcaagggaagttggtgcaaatatctgagtttagcagaatttgcatacaacaacagctatcaggccactatcggtatggcaccctacgaggctctctatgggcggaggtgtagatctccaatctgctggtatgagagtggtgaacagaaggaactagaacttcagacaaatCTAATAGCAGACACCacggcagctatacagcagatccgccagaggatagagacagctcagtgccgccagaaaagctatgctgatacacggcgtagacctttagagttttcagttggggatacagtattcctcagagtagctcccatgaagggagtaatgcgttttgggaaaaagggcaagttaagtcccagatatgtgagaccataccttatcactagaagagttggcaaggtagcctatgagctagagctgcctcaggagatgtcagctatccataatgtatttcatgtctctatgctgaagaagcatatcccagatgtcacccaggtgattgagccccagtcggtacaagtccgcgaagacctcagctataatagtcggcctattcagataatagaccgaacagttaagaaattgcagaataaagagataccattagtaaaagttatttggcaaagtcacacagcagaagaggcaacttgggagacagaagccagtatgagacagaagtacccagagttattctaagttcggggatgaactttttataaggtatgagggattgtaacgcccgaaaattctcaaatcaattttagaaatattctatgattttttttgaattttaggatatttttatgaaatttttagagtagtggaagcagcaaaaacaaatagaagcgTAAAATGATATAGGCGGGAATTTAACCCGAGACCTACGGCTTACAGATAATTCTAgaaaccaggtgaacccagcagggtcgtgctgaaagaaaaggaaatcaattatatttatattaagttgggtgaattaaccacttaatataaatagaaaataattaagtgaggagttaattTCTGATCGTGATTTCTCTTCccaaaccctcacacgccgccgacttctctctccctcaccctctcggtGCCCAAGTCCAAGGAACTTAGGGTTCCGTTTCAAGGGTCATAGGAGTACCTTCCGGCGACTACTTTAGCACGAGaatgttcccctccgcgagaagggcacgtagacgcgaggagatcaacgaagggatcttctccaccggaaacctagcacctagatttgtaagaaacttcgagcaggaggtaaaaaacccctcacctgcagtataagtagctcttttcgaggttttacgcattagtttagttgtatgcagaattttagcatgtagggtgtgaactagtgcacaccatatgtttaataaaatgtgtagctcagttaaatgccaccataggcattataatagctcagtaaatgcaatagaagcatttttacagcatgttcagttttattacagcttatatgggactacggtccaatgggtgggctcccacagtcgcctctaggttcagataacctagctctaggttcagataacctagaaatagcaagataagaaaaattcagctataactagtattttatttttagcagtggaactgtactggactagatgtccattgggttgggctctcatagtcgtccctaggtttagataacctagtaaaccctactagattcgaaatttgtaaccccgggtttagttagggatgcgcgcatagcaagtacagttgccgggcccatcagcagcatgattatgtattttcatctatttatgataaatagttttaaaACTTCACAAACAGCTATGTGAATTCAAaatagctttagcattagtttagtattagcttagctcagcttttgtatcagtttagtttcttgttgataCAATACAATAGTTATGATTAGCACTTGTTGTCATGCCTAGTttaatgttatgccatgtttagtGTTTCCATCATGATCTTCAGCTTGGATTTCGATTGACAACATATATAGGTTCAGtggcatgttttaaaatcataaaatgcatcatttgcatgttttgtgaggtagatggtttcttactaagcgtaagcttacagatacttcttttccttatactgcagataaaggtaaaggaaagatggactagcggaggctggaggacaatgctacaaagatgtgtgtgggcaggaacttggaataaagatgcttAGGAACTAGCAAACCTGAACTTAGAAATTCTGATTTTAGTTGCTTTCCTACATTTTAGAATGTTTGAGTAGCACGAATTGTGTAGTATGCATTAaatttgatattagatagcaccCTATGAGTAATGTTATGACTAGTAGTTTTGTTTTATGCTTCTAGAGTTGATACATGTGatttgggcacgaaacagtgctgaaatcagactcttggtacgaaatcagaaaccccaatcgatcagccgatcgattggaggttcatcaatcgatcaacggatcgattgggcAACTTGTTCTGCGAACActaaggctttggatcgatcagccgatcgatccggacgcATTCTGTCGAGaatagagagctctgggatcgatcactggatcaatcgGCCAGaccggatcgatcagtcgatcgatccaaacgggacctccgtgcacagtagcacgctgaatcgatcagtggatcgattgatgtagctggatcgatcaaccgatcgatacATAAATTCTTCCGTgtacagtagcacgctgaatcgatccagggatcgatcaggccactccaatcgatccaccgatcgattgggaggcctgataacagctcgAAACCCCTTATTTCAGTCCTGGTTCATATGTGAAGTCTAGATTACTTCCTTTAGCATAGGAACAACATTCAAGATATAATTAAACACgaatttcagatctaatagcaaTTAGCAGAAGAAATAGTAGTAGTTAGCAAAGATTTGAATCatatcagttttccgcaccttaaaaatagtttagcacagcataatgtgacggcccggccttacagcttagtatcaGTAGGAGGTGGGGCGTTACAGTGGTAGCCGGCAAACGGTTCTGCTCTgattggctccgctggtttagtatAGCAGCGTGGTAGTCGACAGgcagttggactctgtttggctccgttggtccgctcatgagtagtgtgacgcagcgtggtaaccggcagagattcctctccgtcatcgtgtaccgggagatgagagtattgagctcccccatttatgatttggggtaggaggataggtgtactccgacagcatcccgtccactcggtcactcatcagaagcagtgatggcagagtgcacggttgtcacaaccctacccactcggtctcaccattgtgtgtgagatgattgactggcgtcaggggtgaccatgacatttgcatcatatgcatgatgaatttattacttgtgtttgctgcatttacttgctgcatttatatggatgcatatgattgacatgcatacaggatttatgacactctcggtctaacgaccctgttgtacttataccttggtcctgattagtacagttttctcctgctttattcagttgcatttatccttcttgtatcaggagactgtacgcatgattagtgttggatgttattttctttattatgcatattagttgttacccgctgaatgttgaactcacaccctcctccgttgttattttcaggttgatgctgtccggagggttccagtcgctagtcccctgcagtccacgaagacgagtgttgctcttttagtttttcttgtttagactgtgtttagacttattctgcttttgatatttggacttgtattagtttaccttaTGGATACTGTCGAAGAGCttatttgaatttgttttactgcacgcctgcctagacggcagaagaggtaagttgattttatcgtcggatttgagctttatgggtgtagtggagtaggacatcggttttgtgctttatgggtgtagttgagtagggttgtttttgagtcttattattactgtgcttgtttgttaactattaaactgcgtggatgtctgtgtgttgtgcttatattattgttattgttccggccgtgttggccgatgtatatgtggcccagagggcattgtagaaaagtttcagattgtcacccgtacaggggagatgctgtcgaaatttcttcggacagggactcccccggggcgtgacacgttctgaattttataaattatcaaaaggctatttaaaaaaataaataaaatgatgtctcatcaattattttttatatcataAATATCTTGTATTCTGTTGCAGTAGTGCTACAATTATTATAGAAATTATTCAGTAATTGGTATAGCATGTTTAGAgtaaatttatgatttgattTGACTAAGTGGAACATAGATTATTTTTTATGTTATAATAATTGTTATATGAGCATCTTTAGGGGATATTTATCTAAATACCTCCTCTCAAATATCCTTTATTGAAGGGAATATTTTTTCGATGATTATGTAAGATGATTTCCTTTTTTATGGGTCCATCAAAAAAATAGGttactattttattaatttaattaatatttttagtttttttggagaaaaaataaataaataatcaaaatCGAATGTTAGAAAATCATATCGAACgttgggaaaaaaaattaaaaccgaACGTTAATCAATGTTTATTTTTTCTGAACATTGGGCAACATTCATTTTTCTCCCTATATATACATCATTTCTTTCAACTATTTTCATCAATTACACACTTATTGCATATGCATACTAAAAATTTAGAGAGAAATGAATAACATTTCAATTATTATTTTAGGGATTTATTCAACTCTCCAAAAATCTACGAATATTCTAATGAAAAAAGTTCTTAAGTTCGCCCTAATTTTCTTAATCTTCAATTTCCATTTCTGACTCAACACCCACTAAATTTCAAACATTTTCTATACCCACCATCATATTATCATAATTTCTAAAGTTATCTAAATTCTTTGAGTGGCGACTCTCGAGTTCCGTTTTATACATATCCTCCAGAATATTAGCAGAGTAGTCAATGTTTTATGCAAGCTCCATCTCATAGAATTAATCCACTTCAATCATCGGAGATTCAATCAAATGAATCGGCATTTTCCATACCCACCATCATATtatcataatttctaaaattatccAAATTCTTTGAGTGACAACTCTCGAGTTCCGCTTTATACATATCCTCTAGAATATTAGCAGAGTAGCCAATATTTTATGCAAGCTCCATCTCATAGAATTAATCCACTTCAATCACCGGAGATTCAATcaaatgaatcgagaagagctagTGCTAATGCAACTAATAGTGATAAAGGAACAGAAATACTTTAGTAGTCTCCGATTCACAATTTCCTCCATTCTCATCTGAAATAAGATCCGATGATATTATTCTCAATCAAGCACCATAAATGGGCAATGAATCAGATGAAGATCATAGCAAGCGAATAGTATGAACAGTAACAGATGATAAGTTCCTTGCAGTGGTCCACACAATTATGCGTGAAGATTTAGTTAGTAATGCCCAGAAGAGTGAGTTTTTTTGGAAATGGATGGTGACATACTACAATACCAATCGAGATAAGGGGGCTAAAAAGATAATTGTGGATAAAGCAAAATCACATTGGACTTCACTAAAAAAGATCGTAAGTAGATATAATGGAATCTATAATAAATAGTATAATGATCAACCAAGCGGATggagtgatgatgatttgatggTGCGAGCTCATGAAGAATACAagaatacttttaaaattactttttaatatGAGCATGTATGAAGGATCGTGAAAGATAGTCCGATGTATGCTCCTCAATCCCCAGAGCGATATGCtacaaagaaaacaagaacatcaGAATCATCATGTGCACAACTGTTGATCTAGATGATAGAAAAGTTTGATCTCGTCCAATGAGACAGAAGGCAacaaagaagaaaagtaaagaaagagtAGGCATAATTGATGAATTGAATTAGGTTGTGCAACAGTCAATGACATATTTTGAAGAGTATAATAACAATAAGAAAGTGAATCGATTCATCCAAGCATATCAACTCCTCGTAATGGATACACGAGACATGACAGATGAACAACTTTAAAATCATGTAGTGATATGTGAGCAGctgaagaaaaaattaaatatgtagtTAATTTCTATGGTTTATTTTATCTGCTCCTTGTTTATTTTATTGATTATAGTTTGTAATTTTTATGATTTATCATTAtgtgttttattaatttaatatgattTATACCTctgtattttaattttgaatttataaaatatttgtatttgtatgaagtagtatttttcttaaatttgtatgttttctattgtattttcttaaaattaaatgtaagttaatAAAATAGTTGTGGGAcctataaatatttggttggtgaGTTTGACTGTAGAATTGAAGATATTTGAGGGTAGATATTTGATGGGTGAAattcataaatatttaattggtaaatattatatttgaaatatttaaatgTAAGATATTTAAAAAGTGATACagaaatgaaaaattataaaaacttaAGAGAATATCCCGAATCACAAAAGCTATTAAATAACTGTTATAACATTTCAATGCTACAATGTACCACATGTGTTAATACTGTAAGAGCTCTATAATTTCTTAAATTGTTGCTTGGGGCTTCAGTATTTTAGATTGGtgatgtttggttaaatgatgagaaTGATTATagatatgagtttgatagtaagatgaaatgagaatgagtatgaaaATAAAATCCATCTAGTTATATGGATTTGATTGATtccaataaatttagaaatcatTTCTAAATTGTTGTTCCCAAACTCACAATCTAAACACTatattttactatcattccattctatTATTTCTAAGCACATCAATCAAACACCCCCTAAACATTCTCACGGGCTCATCTTTtaattcttaaattttattttttaaaaaaaaattatttgtaggaaaaattatttaacattgaCATTAAAAACATGAGGGGGGCATTAAAACATTTTGCATTAAAAATTGCGGGGATGAGTGGGGAGCCTCAGTCTTTGGTCCACTGTATAACGTTGAAAATCGTAAACAACTATTCAATAAAGAAGTTTATATTTTTATCTAAAaatgaggaaaagaaaataaaaagtatattttggataatatattatttaattttcttctttGATTATAAGCCATTGTTCATCTTCCTGAATAAATTCTGTTCAATATGGATTATTTTGCTTTTCTCAACCCACACCTTAAGTACACAAAGCATTAATCAAGGTGGGGTATGCTTGATGGATCTAAAAAATAAAGGAATGaaatgactatcaaaaaataGTGTTtagattataaatttaaaaatattaattttaagataatttttaaatttataagaaTGAGCTAAATTGATATAACTAATTAAGTTTCATTTTTTACTTTTATTCTCATTCTATTTTATTATCAAATTCATATTCATAAATATTTCAATCATTTAACCACATAACGCTAATAATACTGTGCTGctgctaataataataataataataataataatagtcttCTCATGATTCGCGATAGGGCCCGCACCGTTTGCCTCGTTTGCCCTCGCACGTCTGTCTGACCTCTGCCGACGCTGCTTAGCGCAGTTCTTCATTTAGGTTTGGAATTTCGTCGAGCACCTTCCCTTCGTCCACGGGGCCGTCCTCGAATCATGTTCTTTCTGCAGATTTCACTCGCTCTTCTCTCCTTGTTCTTCCCTCTCTTCTGGTGCTTGAGATGTGCTCCGAATGCCACTTTTTGATTTCAATTTGCGATCTGATCGACGAAATATCGGTGATACAAAAAAGTCACCTTTTATTCAACCTTGTTTTTAGTATTTTTCACGACGATCTTGCTTTCTTTAGCGCTCGGTGAAGATGCAACACTTGAGGAATGCGATGGCGAAGCATTGCCGTCTGAGCTGCTCACCACTCGGGCTTCCAGAGTTGTCTGCAGCAGGAAGATCGCTCGAGGCACGGCGGCGTCATTTTTGTGCATCGTCAACCTCCGAAGATTTCACAAGTCGCGTGCTCGAGGTGGTCAAGAAGTTCGACAGGATCGACGCAAATAAGGTGAATCTCTGACATATAGCGATTTAGGATGATGGCATCACCACTGTGATGCAATCGAGGATGACGAGATAGATCCCTTTGTTTGATATTCTTTAAAATGCTGGCTTCGACTTATGGAGATATTTCGGTTCCAACATGTTAAGCGAAATCACTCCATGACCGCAATTTGCAATTACCAATCCTCCTAATCTGATCAACTAACCTCAATTGATTGCTATTCACTCTTACTTGATGACGTTCTTTGAATCTAGTACACTAAATAGTTAAACATTAACTCTCCAATTATGTAGTTAATACTAGGTAAATTGTGCAAGAATTTTAACCGCTATTAAACTGTAAATGCACGATTTTGTCCGTGTCGTAGCATTGAATTTTATGTTCTGTGAAGGCTAACAGATACTACTAACCTAGTCCCTGTTTACTTTGTTCCAGTGGCAGAGACATGATTTAAAAATCTTATccatttcatttttctttgatctCCTAATAGAAAACCTTAATGCCAATGGTTTACTGATAGACTACTGCAACTGGCTTGTGATTTGAATTTCTCTTGTACTTAGCTTCAAATGGATAAAATGGAATTATTTCTCAGCCTAAATATCAAAATAGAATCAACTGGTTTGATACTTTGTATTTATATGCAATTGCTAAGTAGCCCAATGATgcaaaaggattcatatagctgAGGATAAAGCGTTGTTGTATATGCAATTGCTTAGTACTTGTATTTGTAATTTTGTATCATGATTTGAATACATATCCTGAGTTCCTAACTCTAGGAGTGTGATTGATTCATGGAATGCCAGATTGACGTCTTTTGTCAATTTCGTTTTCTGAACACTTCCTGGCTTTTTACACTCATATGGCATGCTATTTGACAATTTTTTCTCTCTTGATATTATAATATAATGTAACATAttgattatcataataaatttataaatgtagTTTTCAGGCTCAGATGAAAAGTGTTAGAGTCTGATAGCCAGCAGAATGTCAAAAAAACCTAAATGAGTTTGATTTAATCATGTTTTATGCGATGCAGTCTTATATAGCAATCAATAACAGGATAAAATCTAGGAAACACAAATTTTATAGTTAAAACTTTAAAACTCAGATCTTGTATATATTGTCTTGGTCTACTTTCTCTTAACATTATCCTCCCAGATATATATTTCTGCATTCTCTCTCCTGGTAACTCTACAGATTCACTGCAGCTATTTCATATCTACTGAAACTCTTATGTGTTGTACTTCAAAACTTTATCCCATAAAGTATGGTTGGGCACAAAATCTAATTTTATTTACCTTTTATCCCAAGGAATCCACAATGACCACACAAGACTATAGAAGTTCCTTCCATTTTAATCTGCTTTTGTCTTATGAATGATAGCATTGATTTGTAGCAAAACCACATTATCAAAGAGATAGGTGGTGTGCATGATAGTATTGGTTTATAATTCAATATTCACTTCCTTTATCATTAATAAAGCaaaatgacattatcaaagaggGCTCATGTAGCTTTCATCCCGCATTGATGATTTTCCTTGTTCTTTACCCATGCAAATTTGCATGGATCTTATTGGAATAGAGTATGCAAGTTGAATTTCCACatgatttttcattcaaaatagatttatttcaagttcttttgtatctaaaattctctctctttttttttttatctaacacATGTTATGGACATATGAACATAGCAGCATGCCCATGGAATTTGTTTGCACTTGGCCTAACTATAAAGGATGTGTTCCTGTTGATTTTGCCTAAATACTACTTCAGTGTATTGGTAAATTAACCTAGGAAATCTTTGCAGGTGACTGAGAAAGCTGACTTCAGAAAGGACCTTAATCTAGACAGCTTGGACAGGGTTGAGTTGGTTATGGCAATTGAACAGGAGTTCTCAGTTGAAATCCCTGATGAGAAGGGTGATAAACTCTCTTGCTGTGCTGATGTGGTGAAATACATATCTGAAACTAGGTCAGTGGAGAAAGACTGTTCATGAGAAACAACCACTCTCCTCCTTACAGTCCTGGAAAACATTTTGAACTGCATTTTATTGTAGTTGTGATTCTCTGAGTCTGTCGAATAAGACGGAACCTTGTTCCCTTCTGAATGGTGTCCTTGCAGTGTCCTCACTGCTTTGTAATGGCCCAACGTTTCAGTTGGTTTACATTCATGTTGTTCCATTTGGCTTTCGGCAGTGCCGGTATTTGGGTCCTTTTTCTTGCCTTTGTCTATTTGTACTAAACAAAATGgatgatatttttaagatcaagaGATTTGGGAGGGTTCACCCTGGATTTtacaagatttataattttatttaaggtGGCACCATAAAACTTAGAGGTCAAGTAGAACTATGAATTAGGAATGGTTTTTAATTgtgcattattttttttatttatctattgaaTAATTTAGAGTATAATTTATCTATATATAAAAGTCGATCTTTagaatatttgttaaattttaaatttaaactctatttttttatttctcgAGTAAAGATTAAACTTTTCACTTTTTTAAAATCACCTTTTCCATCTTTCATCtgactaattttttatttgacAATGAGATACAATCACATCAACTTTATTTTTGATTCCCACtgataaagagaaaaaaaattatattttggcCCTCAGCAATTTATTTCGTTTTGTTTTACTAGCCAAAATATCTTAGGTTGGAAAACTCGGGTGTGaattataatttttgaaactgATGGGTTTAAATTGAGAACTCGGTAAAATATGGGGGCAAAGTCAAAATGTCTCCGGATAAATGTTAATTATCGATAAGCTCAACCTACACAGTGTCCCCTAAAACAACGGCTGAGATTAAAGATGACGCGATCCTTGGGACGGCCGATGCCACTCAGCGCGAACCATTCTTATCGAGAAACAAACGGCTATGCTAAGGACACGTGTCCTTTCCGATGCGATATTAGGATCGAAGATCCAACGAACACGGTATCGcccttctattatttttctctcttcctccgGCGGGCGTTTCCATCGATCCTCCGCAGGGTTCGACGAGGGTTTCTAGGGTTCCTCCGCGGCGCTCATCTCTCCGTCGTCGTCGACGGGATCTTtgccatctgctttcctcttatTCCTCCACCTCGATTGAGCGGATTCCGACGGAGATTTTATCATCGATCGAGATTTATCAGCGAGAAAAGTCAAAATTTCATCCTTATCGGGATTCGCGTCTTTAATCAAGGAATCATCCCTGCTGGGTCGTCCGTCGGAATTTGGGATTTTAAAGAGAGATCTCGAGTGGTTTATCGGATTAAGTTGCGACACTTGAGGGGTTTCCGATGGCCGATTCTGACAACGAATCTGGCGGGCACAACCACAGCCACTCCGGGGCGGGGGCCGTGGGGGAGCTTTCGTCGCCGCGGGAGCAGGACCGTTTCCTGCCCATCGCCAACGTGAGCCGCATCATGAAGAAGGCGCTCCCGGCGAACGCCAAGATCTCCAAGGACGCCAAGGAGACGGTGCAGGAGTGCGTGTCGGAGTTCATCAGCTTCATCACCGGCGAGGCCTCCGACAAGTGTCAGCGCGAGAAGCGCAAGACCATCAACGGCGACGACCTCCTCTGGGCCATGACCACCCTCGGCTTCGAGGAGTACGTGGAGCCCCTCAAGGTCTACCTGCAGCGCTTCCGCGAGATGGAGGGCGAGAAGGGCGTCGGTCCCTCACCCTCGTCGTcgcagccccagcagcaggactCCGCCTCCTCCTTGGGAACGGGGGCCAATGTGGGCGGCTACGCTGCCGGCTCGCCGGCGATGTACGGCGGCGGGATGACGATGATGATGGGGCAGCAGATGTACGCCCCGCAGCCGTCCTCCTCACCGTTCCATCGCCACCAGATGCCCATGTCGGGGAAGAGCAGCATGGGGAGCGGTGGCGGCGCCAGCGACGGCGTGAATTCGCCCTCTTCCAAACCGGGGTATAAGTAGTAGCCATGCTCGTAGTAGTTCTTCCTATACGCAGTGGATTTTTCACTTGTGAAACCAATTGGATGGATTTGGTGCTGCAGTTTCTACGTGATTGAAGGAGTGAACACATTTTTCTGCAAGAAATTGCTTTTGAGTTTTGCAATAACAATTCTCAGCTAGTTTGCAATAACAATAATTTCTgaatattatcaaaatttgaGATCCATCCTGCATGCCATTCTGTTttccagaaaaaaaaaaagaagagtttTTGTCTTGCCTCACCTAATTTAAGCTGTGTCAGTGTTTATCAAGAAGGAGATTGAGGGTTGATTCATAAGGTCTCATAAATATTGCAGGAAAGGACTTAGTTTGGCTTTCTTTGTTTCATTTCCTCAAATTGAGTCTGTGGGGCTGaagagaataaaaaataaaaataatcagaGAAAGATCCATATTCttaattactattttaaataaataagatTCTCATAATGATGGTCAATTGTTACTTTATATAGTCAATTGATCCCTTGTCAGTATCTAGACTTTTatcttgactaaatatttgatcaCCTTTAACTTTGTTTTGTCTTCCATTATAACAaatcatttgttttttttaaaacgatTGGATTGGAGTATTGAATATGAGTTTTATGATGGTTATGATAattgaattattttaagtttttaacCATTATCTAATTATGTTCTAAACATTCTTGTATTATGGCAAACTATTGATGATAGATGGATTGATTATTCGtaactttgttttctttttcattcttttcaatgatcttattttc
Coding sequences within it:
- the LOC122015838 gene encoding acyl carrier protein-like, which translates into the protein MCSECHFLISICDLIDEISRSVKMQHLRNAMAKHCRLSCSPLGLPELSAAGRSLEARRRHFCASSTSEDFTSRVLEVVKKFDRIDANKVTEKADFRKDLNLDSLDRVELVMAIEQEFSVEIPDEKGDKLSCCADVVKYISETRSVEKDCS
- the LOC122015837 gene encoding nuclear transcription factor Y subunit B-3-like; translation: MADSDNESGGHNHSHSGAGAVGELSSPREQDRFLPIANVSRIMKKALPANAKISKDAKETVQECVSEFISFITGEASDKCQREKRKTINGDDLLWAMTTLGFEEYVEPLKVYLQRFREMEGEKGVGPSPSSSQPQQQDSASSLGTGANVGGYAAGSPAMYGGGMTMMMGQQMYAPQPSSSPFHRHQMPMSGKSSMGSGGGASDGVNSPSSKPGYK